In a genomic window of Piliocolobus tephrosceles isolate RC106 chromosome 1, ASM277652v3, whole genome shotgun sequence:
- the TCTEX1D4 gene encoding tctex1 domain-containing protein 4, producing MASRPLPPGRQEEENAKDYGPKPSPVRPRGRRPSIDEARPAGPGPGPASRRGSMLGLAASFSRRNSLAGPGAGPGGRRPSLGPVPPLGSRVSFSGLPLAPVRGVAPSYRTEPVPGERWEAARAQRALEAALSAGLRDACYSGAEAARLVQALCEQVHVRLRELSLPRYKLVCSVVLGPRAGQGVHVVSRALWDVARDGLASVSYTNTSLFAVATVHGLYCE from the coding sequence ATGGCCAGCAGGCCTCTGCCCCCGGGACGCCAGGAGGAGGAGAATGCCAAAGACTACGGGCCGAAACCCTCACCAGTGCGGCCCCGAGGCCGCCGGCCCAGCATTGATGAGGCGCGACCGGCAGGTCCAGGTCCTGGCCCGGCCTCTCGCCGGGGCTCCATGCTGGGCCTGGCCGCGTCCTTCTCCCGTCGCAACTCGCTGGCCGGGCCAGGCGCGGGTCCTGGGGGTCGGCGGCCATCCCTGGGCCCGGTGCCCCCTCTGGGCTCACGGGTCAGCTTCTCAGGGTTGCCTCTGGCGCCCGTCCGTGGGGTGGCGCCCTCCTACCGCACGGAGCCGGTGCCCGGGGAGCGCTGGGAGGCTGCGCGCGCACAGCGTGCCCTGGAGGCGGCACTGTCCGCAGGGCTGCGCGACGCGTGCTACTCCGGCGCCGAGGCCGCACGGCTGGTGCAGGCGCTCTGCGAGCAGGTGCACGTTCGCCTGCGCGAGCTCAGCCTGCCGCGCTACAAGCTGGTGTGCAGCGTGGTGCTGGGGCCGCGCGCGGGCCAGGGCGTTCACGTGGTCAGCCGCGCGCTCTGGGACGTGGCGCGCGACGGGCTGGCCTCGGTCTCTTACACCAACACCTCGCTCTTCGCGGTGGCCACGGTCCACGGGCTCTACTGCGAGTGA